One part of the Spirochaetota bacterium genome encodes these proteins:
- a CDS encoding 4Fe-4S binding protein: protein MPHFINDSCINCASCESVCPVTCISEGDGARVIDGSICIDCSSCVAVCPVDAIHIL from the coding sequence ATGCCACATTTTATTAATGATTCTTGTATTAACTGTGCATCATGTGAATCTGTATGTCCTGTAACTTGTATTAGTGAAGGGGATGGTGCTCGTGTAATTGATGGAAGTATCTGTATTGATTGTTCATCATGTGTAGCAGTATGTCCTGTAGATGCAATTCATATTCTATAA
- a CDS encoding methyltransferase domain-containing protein, with the protein MLSLADHPKIYTSQDEITTIDLPKDKTIVIDMGCGHGDYMLAHCPDDKDVFWIGVDISRKRAIKTEKRLLREYNSNFILFADDGQDVLSILPANSIDIIHINFPDPWLRDKQWKNRLFRPSFVTDLVRVLKKGGVLSFVTDIKEYADSVAEILTQFPQWTSIFTPMVQENIFQSFPTLFYRKMSPLRPISYIKFHKI; encoded by the coding sequence ATGTTATCTTTAGCAGATCATCCAAAAATATATACTTCTCAAGATGAAATAACCACCATAGATTTACCAAAAGACAAAACTATAGTAATTGATATGGGATGTGGTCATGGTGATTATATGTTAGCTCATTGTCCTGATGATAAGGATGTTTTTTGGATAGGTGTAGATATTTCTCGCAAACGAGCCATAAAAACAGAAAAAAGATTGCTTAGAGAATATAATAGTAATTTTATTTTATTTGCTGATGATGGTCAAGATGTTTTAAGTATACTTCCAGCTAATTCTATAGATATTATTCATATTAATTTTCCAGACCCTTGGTTAAGAGACAAACAATGGAAAAACAGACTTTTTAGACCATCTTTTGTAACTGATTTAGTCAGAGTTCTAAAAAAAGGTGGAGTATTATCTTTTGTAACTGATATCAAAGAATATGCAGATTCTGTTGCAGAAATATTAACTCAATTCCCTCAATGGACAAGTATATTTACTCCTATGGTGCAAGAAAATATATTCCAAAGCTTTCCGACACTATTTTATAGAAAGATGAGTCCTTTAAGACCAATTTCTTATATAAAATTTCATAAAATATAG
- the dnaA gene encoding chromosomal replication initiator protein DnaA, with translation MELWNILLQHLSKNLDNGLSGSLLKRIYFKECQNDYLMILLAEDPFTKGWFEKSCIPILKEYLLQNSLNKDFRIEMIQEARIITSEIIDSYQVDKISITPTTQTTTPLKTSSINLASEFIFDHFIPGNCNDFAYKAAHIVVEDTCSKYNPLVIVGPMGTGKTHLTQSIVHKFHHQNPTATAIYITSEDFTNEFIEHLQKKNMHAFREKYRQCDLLVIDDIQGMQSRDSTTEELENVFNALISRGVQMVFTSDRQVKKLKDLNPRLRTRLSGGLTVDLKNPDFETRKAILLDMAQRENHKVDNKIIDLIADTIDLNIRELKSTLLKLFAYADLKKKDISLKLTKEVLSDKIHIEIPQDLSVPEIQKAVAAYYGIKTSDIKSDSKLSSKAHPRQIAMYIASKHTKYTSTEIGSLFSKSHSTVLRSTQKIESEMPKNVNLRKDIDKILLEISETHLV, from the coding sequence ATGGAACTTTGGAACATCCTCCTTCAACATTTATCAAAAAATTTAGACAATGGTCTTTCAGGATCTTTACTCAAGCGTATTTACTTTAAAGAATGTCAAAATGATTATCTAATGATTCTTTTGGCAGAAGATCCTTTTACAAAAGGATGGTTTGAAAAAAGTTGTATTCCTATCTTAAAAGAATACTTATTACAAAACTCTCTCAACAAAGATTTTCGTATTGAAATGATACAAGAAGCTCGTATTATTACTTCTGAAATTATTGATTCTTATCAAGTAGATAAAATTTCTATAACACCAACTACCCAAACTACAACTCCACTAAAAACAAGCTCTATAAATCTTGCTTCTGAGTTTATATTTGATCATTTCATTCCAGGAAATTGTAATGATTTTGCTTACAAAGCCGCTCATATTGTTGTAGAAGATACCTGTTCCAAATACAATCCTCTTGTGATTGTCGGACCTATGGGAACAGGTAAAACACATTTAACACAATCTATCGTTCACAAATTTCATCACCAAAACCCAACAGCTACAGCTATTTATATAACTAGTGAAGATTTTACTAATGAATTTATTGAACATTTACAAAAGAAGAATATGCATGCTTTTCGTGAAAAATATAGACAATGTGATCTCTTAGTTATTGACGATATTCAAGGGATGCAATCTCGAGACTCTACTACAGAAGAATTAGAAAATGTTTTTAATGCTCTCATTTCTCGTGGTGTACAAATGGTATTTACTTCAGATAGACAGGTCAAAAAATTGAAAGATCTTAATCCTCGTCTTCGTACTCGTCTATCAGGAGGATTAACGGTAGATCTCAAAAATCCTGATTTTGAGACTAGAAAAGCTATTTTATTAGATATGGCTCAACGAGAAAATCATAAAGTTGACAATAAAATTATTGATCTTATTGCAGATACTATTGATCTTAATATTCGTGAATTAAAAAGCACTTTACTCAAATTATTTGCTTATGCTGATTTAAAGAAAAAAGATATCTCATTAAAACTCACCAAAGAAGTACTTAGTGATAAAATTCATATTGAAATTCCTCAAGATTTATCTGTTCCCGAAATTCAAAAAGCCGTTGCAGCCTACTATGGAATCAAAACAAGTGACATTAAATCAGATAGCAAACTTAGCTCAAAAGCACATCCTAGACAAATTGCTATGTATATTGCATCTAAACATACCAAATATACTTCTACAGAAATTGGATCATTATTCAGTAAATCTCACAGTACTGTACTGAGATCCACACAAAAAATAGAATCCGAAATGCCAAAAAATGTAAATTTAAGAAAAGATATCGATAAAATTCTTTTAGAAATATCAGAAACTCATCTTGTATAA
- the gatC gene encoding Asp-tRNA(Asn)/Glu-tRNA(Gln) amidotransferase subunit GatC, giving the protein MSFNIDRIASLANITLNEEEKQTVKTKMEGILNFVASITELDLGNHTANISSYELATVLREDIVGTTLTPEELAKNIPKLDNYSIIVPQVIQK; this is encoded by the coding sequence ATGTCTTTTAATATTGATCGTATAGCGAGTTTAGCAAATATTACTTTGAATGAAGAAGAAAAACAAACGGTCAAAACCAAAATGGAAGGGATTTTAAATTTTGTGGCTTCTATTACAGAGTTAGACTTGGGTAATCACACGGCAAATATATCAAGCTATGAATTAGCGACAGTACTTAGAGAAGATATTGTGGGCACAACCTTAACTCCGGAAGAGTTAGCTAAAAATATTCCCAAACTTGATAATTATAGTATTATTGTACCTCAAGTGATTCAAAAATAA